From one Pseudomonas sp. B21-048 genomic stretch:
- a CDS encoding lactate utilization protein, which produces MSAKQNILGKLRNSLTGTTPVADNFDVELVTEPYTYTPEQRIPQLRKLMEAVHTEIHLTSGEGWPKLLAQLLQDRQLPSLLIAPTTPHGQRITQHWEKNPGLPALKAYDRPVEEWKAELFNDTPASLTTTLGAIAATGSLILWPTREEPRLMSLVPPVHFALLKASEIRDNFYQVQQEFEWAQGMPTNALLVSGPSKTADIEQVLAYGAHGPKDLVVLILEDQ; this is translated from the coding sequence ATGAGCGCCAAGCAAAATATCCTCGGCAAATTGCGCAACAGTCTGACAGGCACCACGCCGGTGGCTGACAATTTCGATGTCGAATTGGTGACAGAGCCCTACACCTACACGCCAGAGCAACGCATCCCGCAATTGCGCAAACTGATGGAAGCGGTGCACACCGAAATTCATCTGACGTCCGGAGAAGGCTGGCCCAAATTGCTGGCGCAACTGCTGCAAGATCGCCAGTTGCCGAGCCTGTTGATTGCGCCGACGACACCTCACGGTCAACGCATCACTCAGCATTGGGAGAAAAATCCTGGCCTGCCAGCGCTCAAAGCCTACGACCGTCCGGTCGAGGAGTGGAAAGCCGAGTTGTTCAACGACACACCGGCCAGCCTGACCACCACCCTCGGCGCGATCGCCGCGACAGGTAGTCTGATTCTCTGGCCGACGCGGGAAGAACCGCGCCTGATGAGCCTGGTGCCGCCGGTGCATTTCGCCCTGCTCAAGGCCAGTGAAATCCGCGACAACTTCTATCAGGTGCAGCAGGAGTTCGAATGGGCCCAAGGCATGCCGACCAACGCGTTGCTGGTGTCCGGCCCGTCGAAGACTGCCGACATCGAACAAGTACTGGCCTACGGCGCCCATGGCCCCAAAGATCTGGTTGTTCTGATTCTGGAGGACCAATGA